The Saccharopolyspora gloriosae genome has a segment encoding these proteins:
- a CDS encoding metalloregulator ArsR/SmtB family transcription factor, protein MKNAGTSSPAAAADSGAAAPGAGGPSGDGRTRHSVARLLLERGPITAAAVAEELGLSSVAVRRHLDALVSEGEAYTRESSARQRRGRGRPAKLFLLTEVGRARFGHAYDDLAVAALRFIAETDGEQAVREFARKRISALVAHHREALAAARTTTERAEVLAGALTREGYAASTRSVASGEQLCQHHCPVAHVAADFPQLCEAETEAFAEVLGIHVQRLATIANGDAACTTHVPLTRSARTAANGPETEQVLPASAPAATDPAASDRSQTGGQQTAPIHDGGESV, encoded by the coding sequence GTGAAAAACGCCGGAACCTCTTCACCGGCCGCGGCCGCCGACTCGGGTGCCGCGGCACCGGGTGCGGGCGGACCGTCCGGGGACGGGCGCACCCGGCATTCGGTCGCCCGCCTCCTGCTGGAACGCGGGCCGATCACCGCTGCGGCAGTGGCCGAGGAACTCGGGCTCAGTTCCGTCGCGGTGCGCAGGCACCTCGACGCGCTGGTCTCCGAGGGCGAGGCCTACACCAGGGAGTCCTCGGCGCGTCAGCGCAGGGGACGGGGCAGGCCCGCGAAGCTGTTCCTGTTGACCGAGGTCGGCAGGGCCAGGTTCGGGCACGCCTACGACGACCTGGCCGTGGCGGCGTTGCGGTTCATCGCCGAAACCGACGGTGAGCAGGCGGTGCGGGAGTTCGCGCGCAAGCGGATCTCCGCGCTGGTCGCTCACCACCGGGAGGCGCTGGCCGCCGCGCGGACCACGACCGAACGGGCCGAGGTCCTCGCCGGTGCGCTGACACGCGAGGGCTACGCTGCCTCGACGCGCAGCGTGGCCTCCGGTGAGCAGCTCTGCCAGCACCACTGCCCGGTGGCGCACGTCGCTGCGGACTTCCCGCAGCTGTGCGAAGCCGAGACGGAGGCTTTCGCCGAAGTCCTCGGTATCCACGTGCAGCGGTTGGCCACCATCGCCAACGGCGATGCGGCCTGCACTACGCACGTACCGCTCACGCGGTCCGCGCGAACCGCCGCGAACGGCCCGGAGACCGAACAGGTCCTTCCGGCGTCGGCTCCGGCCGCAACCGATCCGGCTGCCTCCGACCGGTCCCAGACCGGTGGGCAGCAGACCGCCCCGATTCATGACGGAGGGGAGTCCGTATGA
- the mptB gene encoding polyprenol phosphomannose-dependent alpha 1,6 mannosyltransferase MptB, giving the protein MGAGETNKRHGAERDDPARSGARHEDAGSDGSPGDREPGEAETAPRTAESAPDMTAHAPDTAVPSTDTAYAGDTPADRQPAPLDAPERRQLDLVRRFGTTGSLVLAFGAIGAGAAPVDNPLIGVRLLGLPARIPTVAMACAWLGMLMVVTAWLWLGKLSWPGRDRMVSRTQMDRTVVMWGLPLAIAPPLFSTDMYTYLAQNAVASLGINPYSLGPGTALGVDHPLVANVPNIWRDTPSPYGPLFLLFGQHIARVIGDDVVFGVLLWRVVMIIGLMLAIWAIPRLAARCGVHPVAALWLSAANPITLFHVVSGAHNEALLVGIMLAAIELGLRWRKPLGVIAAGVLLSIGGAIKPPGFVALGFFGIYVARRRGGRMRDLVGVAALLGVVLLVTMTIITVTSGWGLGWIETYDVPNRIKTWLAPMTAFGMTGGGLGMLLGLGNHTNSMLVITKIFGYAITGGVCLRLLWLSFKGRIEPLAALGITLGTLAVFGPVLHPWYLLWMVVPLSLSTNDHRFRLGSAAICSIVALVVPPTGAAFLLRAYQIPFAVIASLIAFGILLWLMRGKVPPLLPTRKGELPTRKSEHVTS; this is encoded by the coding sequence GTGGGTGCAGGCGAAACGAACAAGCGGCACGGAGCCGAACGGGACGACCCCGCGCGATCCGGCGCGCGGCACGAGGACGCCGGATCCGACGGCTCCCCGGGCGACCGCGAACCGGGCGAGGCGGAAACGGCGCCCCGCACGGCCGAAAGCGCTCCGGACATGACCGCGCACGCGCCGGACACCGCTGTTCCGAGCACCGACACCGCCTACGCGGGCGACACGCCCGCCGACCGGCAGCCCGCGCCGCTGGACGCGCCGGAACGCCGCCAGCTCGACCTCGTCCGCCGCTTCGGCACCACCGGCTCGCTCGTGCTGGCCTTCGGCGCGATCGGCGCAGGTGCCGCGCCCGTCGACAACCCGCTGATCGGGGTGCGGCTGCTCGGCCTGCCCGCGCGCATCCCCACCGTCGCCATGGCGTGCGCCTGGCTCGGCATGCTCATGGTCGTCACCGCGTGGCTGTGGCTGGGCAAGCTGTCCTGGCCCGGCCGGGACCGCATGGTCAGCCGCACCCAGATGGACCGCACCGTCGTGATGTGGGGCCTGCCGCTGGCCATCGCCCCGCCGCTGTTCAGCACCGACATGTACACCTATCTGGCGCAGAACGCGGTGGCCTCGCTCGGCATCAACCCGTACTCGCTGGGGCCGGGCACCGCGCTCGGCGTGGACCACCCGCTGGTCGCGAACGTGCCGAACATCTGGCGGGACACGCCCTCACCGTACGGCCCGCTGTTCCTGCTGTTCGGCCAGCACATCGCCCGGGTCATCGGGGACGACGTGGTGTTCGGCGTGCTGCTGTGGCGCGTCGTGATGATCATCGGGCTGATGCTGGCGATCTGGGCGATCCCGCGGCTGGCCGCGCGCTGCGGCGTGCACCCGGTCGCCGCGCTGTGGCTCTCGGCGGCCAACCCGATCACGCTGTTCCACGTGGTCAGCGGCGCGCACAACGAGGCGCTGCTGGTCGGCATCATGCTCGCCGCCATCGAACTCGGACTGCGCTGGCGCAAGCCGCTGGGCGTGATCGCGGCCGGGGTGCTGCTGAGCATCGGCGGCGCGATCAAACCCCCCGGTTTCGTCGCGCTCGGCTTCTTCGGCATCTACGTGGCCCGCAGGCGCGGCGGTCGAATGCGCGATCTGGTCGGCGTCGCCGCACTGCTCGGCGTGGTGCTGCTCGTCACGATGACGATCATCACGGTGACCAGCGGATGGGGTCTCGGCTGGATCGAGACCTACGACGTGCCGAACCGGATCAAGACCTGGCTGGCGCCGATGACCGCGTTCGGCATGACCGGCGGCGGCCTCGGCATGCTGCTCGGGCTCGGCAACCACACCAACTCGATGCTGGTCATCACCAAGATCTTCGGCTACGCCATCACCGGCGGCGTCTGCCTGCGGCTGCTGTGGCTGTCGTTCAAGGGCCGCATCGAGCCGCTGGCCGCGCTGGGCATCACCCTCGGCACGCTCGCCGTGTTCGGCCCGGTGCTGCACCCCTGGTACCTGCTGTGGATGGTGGTGCCGCTGTCGCTGTCCACCAACGACCACCGGTTCCGGCTGGGCTCGGCCGCGATCTGCTCCATCGTCGCGCTGGTCGTGCCGCCGACGGGCGCCGCTTTCCTGCTGCGCGCCTACCAGATCCCGTTCGCCGTCATCGCCTCGCTGATCGCCTTCGGCATCCTGCTGTGGCTCATGCGCGGCAAGGTTCCGCCGCTGCTGCCCACCCGGAAGGGCGAGCTGCCCACCCGGAAGAGCGAGCACGTCACGTCATAG
- a CDS encoding ABC transporter ATP-binding protein: MRGLTKRFGDTVAVAGLDLRMPRGSVLALLGPNGAGKTTTVEICEGFQRPDGGSVRVLGLDPATQGERLRPRIGVMPQGGGAYPGVRAAEMLDLIAACSADPIDPRWLLDTLGLASAGRTPYKRLSGGQQQRLSLACALVGRPELVFLDEPTAGLDPQARHLVWDLVAALRRDGVGVLLTTHLMDEAEALADRVVIVDHGRAVADGTTAELTADSQGRQELKFHSEPALDLDLLLTVLPEGYEATEQRRGQYVVRGTIDPQVVSAVTAWCARHGVLANELRVSRRSLEDVFLDLTGRELRS; the protein is encoded by the coding sequence GTGCGCGGGCTGACCAAGCGCTTCGGCGACACCGTGGCCGTCGCCGGACTGGACCTGCGCATGCCGCGCGGCAGCGTGCTCGCTCTGCTCGGCCCCAACGGCGCGGGCAAGACCACCACCGTCGAGATCTGCGAGGGCTTCCAGCGGCCCGACGGCGGCTCCGTGCGCGTGCTCGGGCTCGACCCGGCCACCCAAGGCGAACGGCTGCGCCCCCGCATCGGCGTCATGCCGCAGGGCGGCGGCGCGTACCCGGGAGTGCGCGCGGCCGAGATGCTGGACCTCATCGCGGCCTGCTCCGCCGACCCGATCGACCCGCGCTGGCTGCTGGACACGCTCGGGCTCGCCTCCGCCGGACGCACCCCGTACAAGCGGCTCTCCGGCGGGCAGCAGCAGCGGTTGTCGCTGGCGTGCGCGCTGGTCGGGCGCCCTGAGCTGGTGTTCCTCGACGAACCGACCGCCGGACTGGATCCGCAGGCCCGGCACCTGGTGTGGGATCTGGTCGCCGCGCTGCGCCGGGACGGCGTCGGCGTGCTGCTGACCACGCACCTGATGGACGAGGCCGAGGCGCTCGCCGACCGGGTCGTCATCGTCGACCACGGCAGAGCCGTCGCCGACGGCACCACTGCCGAGCTCACCGCCGACTCGCAGGGCAGGCAGGAGCTGAAGTTCCACTCCGAACCCGCGCTGGACCTCGACCTGCTGCTGACCGTGCTGCCGGAGGGCTACGAGGCCACCGAGCAGCGCCGCGGGCAGTACGTGGTCCGCGGCACCATCGACCCGCAGGTGGTCTCCGCCGTCACCGCGTGGTGCGCGCGGCACGGCGTGCTGGCCAACGAGCTCCGGGTGAGCAGGCGCAGCCTGGAGGACGTGTTCCTCGACCTGACCGGACGGGAGTTGCGCTCGTGA
- a CDS encoding ABC transporter permease, protein MRMLAAHTRIEALLIIRHGEQALLTLIIPLALLIGLSTLHIGTVPEPRVDSVAPRILALAVMSTAFTGQAIALGFDRRYGVLKRLSATALPRWTLISGRVLATLLVVALQAVLLGITAALLGWTPNPLGVLAALPVLVLGTIAFGAAGVLVGGAFRAEIVLAVANAIWFVLLLAGGLALPVGDLPGPVAVAAELLPSGALATALETTLEHAALPGWQPVLVLLLWAAAAGSLAVRTTRLT, encoded by the coding sequence CTGCGGATGCTGGCCGCGCACACCCGCATCGAGGCGCTGCTCATCATCCGCCACGGCGAGCAGGCACTGCTCACGCTGATCATTCCGCTGGCGCTGCTGATCGGGCTGAGCACGCTGCACATCGGCACGGTGCCGGAGCCGCGGGTCGACTCGGTGGCGCCGCGGATCCTCGCGCTGGCGGTGATGTCCACCGCGTTCACCGGGCAGGCCATCGCGCTCGGCTTCGACCGCCGCTACGGCGTGCTCAAGCGGCTCTCGGCGACGGCGCTGCCGCGCTGGACGCTGATCAGCGGCCGGGTGCTGGCGACGCTGCTGGTGGTGGCGTTGCAGGCCGTGCTGCTGGGGATCACCGCGGCGCTGCTGGGCTGGACGCCGAACCCGCTCGGCGTGCTGGCCGCGCTCCCGGTGCTGGTGCTGGGCACGATCGCGTTCGGCGCGGCCGGAGTGCTCGTCGGCGGGGCGTTCCGGGCGGAGATCGTGCTGGCGGTGGCGAACGCGATCTGGTTCGTGCTGCTGCTGGCCGGTGGCTTGGCGCTGCCGGTCGGTGATCTGCCCGGTCCGGTCGCCGTGGCCGCCGAACTGCTGCCCTCGGGTGCGCTGGCGACCGCGCTGGAGACGACCCTGGAGCACGCGGCGCTACCCGGCTGGCAACCGGTGCTGGTGCTGCTGCTGTGGGCGGCCGCGGCGGGTTCGCTGGCGGTCCGCACGACCCGCCTCACCTGA
- a CDS encoding SCO6745 family protein — MTEPHTDVTPGAELARPCHKSLEALHALIYFSPDADEAFAELGLDTRPMRYFAGRAAPMGAVGAGVVAATFYNFNPRIIADVIPHAWSIADPAAVIETRFRAADTALRKLLGEQAIASDELAEAAALARRATEACRPEARPLYAGHADLEWPQEPHLVLWHAISLLREHRGDGHLMALQEAELCGLHALVLQNSAGAGLSRQFAQASRGWSDEEWAQAQDALRERGLVDADGAVTDEGAALREHIEQRTDALAAAPWAHLGAENAKRLAAHGKQLSKLVAQNGAFPGSAFAGGARK, encoded by the coding sequence ATGACAGAGCCGCACACCGATGTGACGCCCGGTGCCGAACTGGCCCGCCCCTGCCACAAGTCGCTCGAAGCGCTGCACGCACTGATCTACTTCAGCCCGGACGCCGACGAAGCGTTCGCCGAGCTGGGACTCGACACGCGCCCCATGCGCTACTTCGCGGGCCGCGCCGCACCGATGGGCGCCGTCGGCGCCGGAGTCGTGGCGGCCACCTTCTACAACTTCAACCCGCGGATCATCGCCGACGTGATTCCGCACGCGTGGTCCATCGCCGACCCCGCCGCGGTCATCGAAACCCGCTTCCGCGCCGCCGACACCGCGCTGCGCAAGCTGCTCGGCGAGCAGGCCATCGCCTCCGACGAGCTCGCCGAGGCCGCCGCGCTGGCCCGCCGCGCCACCGAAGCCTGCCGCCCCGAGGCCCGCCCGCTCTACGCCGGGCACGCCGACCTGGAGTGGCCGCAGGAACCGCACCTCGTGCTCTGGCACGCCATCTCGCTGCTGCGCGAACACCGCGGCGACGGGCACCTGATGGCGCTGCAAGAAGCAGAGCTGTGCGGCCTGCACGCGCTGGTGCTGCAGAACTCCGCCGGAGCGGGCCTGTCCCGCCAGTTCGCCCAGGCCAGCCGCGGCTGGTCCGACGAGGAATGGGCGCAGGCCCAGGACGCGCTGCGCGAACGCGGACTGGTGGACGCCGACGGCGCCGTCACCGACGAGGGCGCGGCGCTGCGGGAGCACATCGAGCAGCGCACCGACGCGCTGGCGGCCGCGCCGTGGGCGCATCTCGGCGCCGAGAACGCGAAGCGCCTCGCCGCGCACGGCAAGCAGCTGAGCAAGCTGGTCGCGCAGAACGGTGCCTTCCCCGGCTCGGCCTTCGCGGGCGGCGCGCGGAAGTAG
- a CDS encoding heme A synthase: MPMPSLLSRIPAASHRLVRWLALAVLITQALISVTGSVVRVTGSGLGCPTWPQCFPGSMVPIEHPEVARLHQVIEFGNRTLTGLVGFVALACLIAAWKVRPHRPRLVRLALIMPLGVVAQAIIGGITVLVDLSWWSVSIHFMASAVLIWLAALLFKAASEGDEAPTPVIPENMRRLLIALTGVTAAMLIAGTLVTAAGPHAGDAETPRLVVPVTTLVQAHGLLVMAYVCLLAVFGVWLRSARPTRALLRAYTAACVLVLAQGALGSAQYLLGVPEAMVVLHVLGSTLVIAVTALLWGESRYRGKLPEVPAAEAADPVPA; this comes from the coding sequence GTGCCGATGCCGTCGTTGCTGTCCCGGATTCCGGCGGCCAGTCACCGCTTGGTGCGCTGGCTCGCGCTCGCCGTTCTCATCACCCAGGCCCTGATCTCGGTGACCGGCTCCGTGGTCCGGGTGACCGGTTCCGGTCTCGGCTGCCCCACTTGGCCGCAGTGCTTCCCCGGCAGCATGGTGCCCATCGAGCACCCCGAGGTCGCCCGGCTGCACCAGGTGATCGAGTTCGGCAACCGCACGCTCACCGGCCTGGTCGGCTTCGTCGCGCTGGCCTGCCTGATCGCCGCGTGGAAGGTGCGCCCGCACCGCCCGCGGCTGGTGCGGCTGGCGCTGATCATGCCGCTCGGCGTGGTCGCGCAGGCGATCATCGGCGGCATCACCGTGCTGGTGGATCTGAGCTGGTGGAGCGTGTCGATCCACTTCATGGCCTCGGCGGTGCTGATCTGGCTGGCCGCCTTGCTGTTCAAGGCGGCGAGCGAGGGTGACGAGGCCCCGACTCCGGTGATCCCCGAGAACATGCGGCGGCTGCTGATCGCGCTGACCGGGGTGACGGCCGCGATGCTGATCGCGGGCACGCTGGTGACCGCGGCCGGGCCGCACGCCGGTGACGCCGAGACTCCCCGGCTCGTCGTGCCGGTCACGACCTTGGTGCAGGCGCACGGCCTGCTGGTGATGGCGTACGTCTGCCTGCTGGCGGTGTTCGGCGTGTGGCTGCGCAGCGCGCGGCCGACGCGGGCGCTGCTGCGGGCGTACACCGCCGCGTGCGTGCTGGTGCTGGCGCAGGGCGCGCTGGGCTCGGCGCAGTACCTGCTGGGCGTGCCCGAGGCGATGGTCGTGCTGCACGTGCTCGGATCCACGCTGGTGATCGCCGTGACGGCGCTGTTGTGGGGCGAGTCCCGCTATCGCGGCAAGCTCCCCGAAGTTCCCGCCGCCGAGGCCGCGGATCCGGTCCCTGCCTGA
- a CDS encoding GbsR/MarR family transcriptional regulator, whose amino-acid sequence MTEYAQRTDRPAMSEWIEQMAAHFEASEGMPLIAGRILAFLLICDPPERTAAELSHGLNASSGSISTNVRLLLRLGVISKTTRQGREAALYRVEEQRWPELVRHRMQQVTGLEQLTEEGLRMFSGQGERARRLRTVHEFYKWLAGEMPELWRRWEREGRQRHRL is encoded by the coding sequence GTGACCGAGTACGCGCAGCGCACCGATCGTCCCGCGATGTCCGAGTGGATCGAACAGATGGCGGCGCACTTCGAGGCGAGCGAGGGCATGCCGCTGATCGCCGGGCGCATCCTCGCGTTCCTGCTGATCTGCGACCCGCCGGAGCGCACCGCCGCCGAACTCTCCCACGGGCTCAACGCCAGCAGTGGCTCCATCAGCACCAACGTCCGGCTGCTGCTGCGGCTCGGCGTCATCTCCAAGACGACCCGGCAAGGCCGGGAGGCGGCGCTGTACCGCGTCGAGGAACAGCGCTGGCCGGAACTGGTGCGGCACCGGATGCAGCAGGTCACCGGGCTCGAACAGCTCACCGAGGAAGGGCTGCGCATGTTCAGCGGCCAAGGTGAGCGCGCCCGCAGGCTGCGCACCGTGCACGAGTTCTACAAGTGGCTCGCCGGCGAGATGCCGGAGCTCTGGCGCCGCTGGGAACGCGAAGGCCGCCAACGCCACCGCCTCTGA
- a CDS encoding RimK family alpha-L-glutamate ligase, protein MRPAARVLLASCAELPRSNADDTDLPDVLAEAGITASWAPWDDPAASFGTADLVVLRSTWDYPWRRKEFLTWCDSVPALANPAGIARWNTDKTYLADLAERGVPVVPTELIHPGEPLRSPWQGVDFVLKPSVGASSRGAARFASGELDGAVAHLAGLHADDQVVLVQPYQRTVDRDGETALVFLGGTYSHAFVKGAMLPDPAAPGTGPGERFGVEPDPALRRAAEDAMDTAAALHGLRRADLLYARVDVVRDEDGSPLLLELELTEPSLGFGHADPGAKARFASAVRAALAAS, encoded by the coding sequence TTGAGGCCCGCCGCACGAGTCCTGCTCGCGAGCTGCGCGGAACTGCCGCGCTCCAACGCCGACGACACCGATCTGCCGGATGTGCTGGCCGAAGCCGGGATCACCGCGTCCTGGGCTCCCTGGGACGATCCGGCGGCGTCGTTCGGCACGGCGGACCTCGTGGTGCTGCGCAGCACCTGGGACTACCCGTGGCGGCGCAAGGAGTTCCTCACCTGGTGCGACTCGGTGCCCGCGTTGGCGAACCCGGCGGGGATCGCGCGCTGGAACACCGACAAGACCTACCTCGCCGACCTCGCCGAGCGCGGTGTCCCGGTCGTGCCGACCGAACTGATCCACCCCGGTGAGCCGCTGCGTTCGCCGTGGCAGGGCGTCGACTTCGTGCTCAAGCCCTCGGTGGGGGCGAGTTCGCGCGGCGCCGCGCGGTTCGCGTCGGGCGAGCTGGACGGCGCCGTCGCGCACCTGGCGGGACTGCACGCCGACGACCAGGTAGTGCTCGTGCAGCCCTACCAGCGCACCGTCGACCGGGATGGGGAGACGGCGCTGGTCTTCCTCGGCGGCACGTACTCGCACGCGTTCGTGAAGGGCGCGATGCTGCCGGATCCGGCAGCGCCGGGCACCGGGCCGGGGGAGCGCTTCGGCGTCGAGCCGGATCCGGCGCTGCGTCGTGCGGCCGAGGACGCGATGGACACCGCCGCCGCGCTGCACGGCCTGCGCCGTGCGGACCTGCTGTACGCGCGGGTCGACGTGGTGCGTGACGAGGACGGGTCGCCGCTGCTGCTCGAACTGGAACTCACCGAGCCGTCGCTCGGCTTCGGCCACGCCGATCCCGGCGCCAAGGCGCGCTTCGCCTCCGCCGTGCGCGCGGCCCTCGCCGCTTCTTGA
- a CDS encoding DUF2157 domain-containing protein encodes MSAELPPRQRRALERLVERGTLTAEQSEAVRAELTTETAPQRPGGLWEVLGYAGGALVLGGASLLLGMSWEDLSQAARVGLLAAATALLVAAGIFIAGSPRAVRELAAAEPSRRSRIVAVLFALASGTTAMAVGSGLDHYGSPHVSMLATGAGVLVAGAACAVLPSVPGLLATGAFACGFVLSVPGEWFGAEQIHEMVLLIALGAAWAALSASGVLERPSRDRAGRIRREVGYGIAAATALFGAQWTVVGHQSWSYATTFVLAVLCFAAFLRLRSTVLLVFGVIGVTVAVPEALYHWTGGALGGPLIVLLVGAVLLATGGFGLRLRSRLG; translated from the coding sequence ATGAGTGCGGAACTGCCCCCGCGGCAGCGGCGGGCATTGGAACGCCTCGTGGAGCGCGGCACGCTCACCGCCGAGCAGAGCGAAGCGGTGCGGGCCGAGCTGACGACCGAAACCGCCCCGCAGCGACCCGGCGGCCTCTGGGAAGTGCTCGGGTACGCGGGCGGCGCCCTGGTGCTGGGCGGAGCCTCGCTGCTGCTCGGGATGTCATGGGAGGACCTCTCCCAAGCCGCTCGGGTGGGGCTGCTGGCGGCCGCCACCGCGCTGCTCGTCGCGGCCGGGATCTTCATCGCCGGTTCGCCGCGCGCCGTGCGTGAGCTCGCCGCCGCCGAACCCTCCCGGCGCAGCCGCATCGTGGCCGTGTTGTTCGCGCTCGCCTCCGGGACCACGGCGATGGCCGTCGGCTCCGGGCTGGACCACTACGGGTCGCCGCACGTGTCGATGCTCGCCACCGGCGCGGGCGTGCTCGTGGCAGGCGCCGCCTGCGCGGTGCTGCCATCGGTGCCGGGATTGCTGGCGACCGGCGCCTTCGCCTGCGGATTCGTGTTGTCGGTCCCCGGCGAATGGTTCGGTGCCGAGCAGATCCACGAAATGGTGCTGCTGATCGCGCTCGGTGCGGCGTGGGCGGCGCTGAGCGCGAGCGGAGTGCTCGAACGGCCCTCCCGGGACCGCGCGGGCCGGATTCGCCGCGAGGTCGGCTACGGGATCGCCGCGGCCACCGCGCTGTTCGGTGCCCAGTGGACCGTCGTCGGCCACCAGTCGTGGAGCTACGCCACGACGTTCGTGCTGGCAGTGCTGTGCTTCGCGGCGTTCCTGCGGCTGCGCTCCACCGTGCTGCTGGTGTTCGGCGTGATCGGAGTGACGGTCGCCGTGCCCGAAGCCCTCTACCACTGGACCGGGGGAGCGCTGGGCGGTCCGTTGATCGTCCTGCTCGTGGGTGCGGTGCTACTGGCGACCGGCGGCTTCGGCTTGCGTCTGCGTAGTCGGCTTGGTTGA